The window GATCCCGCCGGTTGCATGCTGCACGTTCTTGACGTGGGAATCGACGACGAGCGTGCCGGGGGCGATAACCGCACCGGCAATCTCGGTGACCGTGGCCCAGCCGCCGACGCCTCCGCCAAGCAGCAGCACTGCTCCGAGCCCAAGCCGTATGTAGAAGCGGATCGATGCATGGGAGGCGCCCAGCGCAGCCATGTCAGTTCCCTCCCCCGGTTCCGTTGGCGGAAGCCTGCGGGGTGCCTTCCGTTGCCACTCTCAAGGGTGGATTGGTCCCCCGAACCGGCTTCAAGGGTGGATTGGTCCCCGGAACCGGCCGTAGCGTCGGGAACATCTTGGCGAAGACCTCGTCCTTCGGGCCGAAGTCATGGATGCGCCCCTGGTTCATTGCCAGGACGAAATCGACGGCGGTCAGCACGTTCGGGCGATGGGCGACGATGACAACCACGCCGCCGCGCTCGCGGACGCCAAGCATCGCCCGGATCAATGCCTGCTCGCCGTCCATGTCGAGGTTGGAATTCGGCTCGTCGAGCACCACCAGGAACGGATCGCGATAGAGCGCGCGGGCCAAGGCGATGCGCTGGCGCTGGCCGGCCGAAAGGGCCTCGCCATGCTCGCCGATCTCAGTCTCGTAGCCTTGGCGGAACCCCACGATCAGCTCATGCGCGCCGGCTGCCTTGGCGGCGGCGATGATTGCGGCAGAGTCGGCGTCCAGCTCGAAGCGGGCGATGTTTTCGGCAACGGTGCCGGCAAACAGCTCCACGTCCTGCGGCAGGTAGCCTACATGGCGCCCGCGCTCTTGCGAAGACCACTGGTCGAGATCGGCGCCGTCAAGCTTGACGCGGCCGCTTACAGGCTGCCAGGCCCCGACGAGAGCCCGCACCAGGGTGGACTTTCCCGAGCCGCTCGGGCCGATGATGCCGAGCCCGTGGCCTGCCTCCACGGCGAAGCTGGCATCCTGGACCAGCAACCGTTGCGTGCCCGGAGCCGCGATGGCGGCGTTGTACATCACGACATTGGCGCTTGGTGCCGGCAGCAGCATGGGTTCGGCCTCGGCGGGCATGGCCGCGAGCACTCTGGTCAGCCGTTGCCACCCCTGACGCGCGCTCACGAAGCCTTTCCAGTTGGCGATCGCGAGATCGACCGGGGCCAGCGCGCGGCCACTTAGGATGGACGCGGCAATGATGACGCCCGCAGTCGCCTGCTGCTCGATTACCAGCCAGGCGCCGATGCCGAGCATGGAGGACTGCAGCAGCATGCGCAGTACTTTCGATACCGCGCCGAAGCTGCCCGCAACGTCGCTGACCTTGCGCTGGTCGGCAATGAATTCGAGGTTGGCATCTTGCCAGCGCGACGCCAGCCCGCCAGCCATGCCCATGGCGGCGACCACTTCAGCATTGCGAGTGCCGGCAGTGATAAGCCCACCGCGCCGGTTCCCGCTCAAGGTGGCGGCCGAGACCGGTTTCCGCGTCAGCCGTTCGGCAAGCATCGTCAGCACGACCAGCACGATCGACCCGAACAGCGCCGTCACGCCAAGCACCCAGTGGAACATGAAGATGATGATCAGGTAGAGCGGCATCCATGGCAGGTCGAAAAGCGCCGTCGGACCCATGCCGGACAGGAAGCCGCGCACGCTGTCGAGATCGCGCATCGGCTGCAGGCTGTCGCCCTGGCGCCCGGCTCTTAGCGGCAATCTCAGCATCGACGTATAGACGCGGCGACCAAGCGCCTCGTCGAGAGCGCCGCCGATCCGCACCAGCACCCGCGCGCGCACGAAATCGAGAAAGCCCTGCCCGCAATAAAGGACGATGAGCAATATCGAAATGCCGACGAGCGTCGGCAGGCTGCGGCTTGGCAGCACGCGATCGTACACCTCGAGCATGTAGAGCGAGCCTGCAAGCATCAGAACGTTGAGCATGCCGCTGAATAACCCGACCGCAAGGAAGGCCGACCGGCAGCTGGCAAGCGCCGCGGCAAGCTCCGAGCAAGCGGAGCCGGCCGCCGGCCGCCCGATCGGTCTCGCAAACGGCTTGCCACGTGCCACGGTCGGACGATGTGCGTCGCCGACGGCATTTTGCACGGCGTCGCCGCGAGCGCGGAAAATGGCCAGGCAACCGAAACTCGCCATCGCCACCGCGCCGAGCATCGAGCCCGGCGATGCATGCCGGCCGGAGCCGAGGAGAAAGAAACTGGCGACGCATGCGACGAGGGTCAGACCGAGAAGCCTGATTCTTGCCTGTGCCGAACCAAACGTTGCCTTGCCCAGCATACCCGGAGCGACCCCTTACAGAACCCACAGTCACGACTTGCCTTGGACATTCCGGACACGTAAGCCGCCGTCATTGGCGTGTTGGCCGCGCAAACCGCCGGCCACCCCATGCCGAAAAACGTTCGGCGCCTAATTTCGCTGGAGAAGAAAGACCAAAGTGCCATGCGGACCAGGCGCCACCGGGCGGCTCGGCCCGTGAAAGGGCCAGCCCGATGGCGGTTCGCAGACAGGCGGTGGCTCAATGGTAATGGCTGTGACGGCTATAGAAGCCGCGCTTCATACCTCCCCAAAGTCAGTAGCGCCGAAACTCGTTGTTGCCGGTCGGGAGATTATTTGCGCTACCTTATATTAGGACATTGTTAACTCTACCGGAGCGTGCGTCAACGGGCGCTTCAATGAAAAGGCACAAATTTAAGCGCGAATACGGGCGGCAGGCATAAAGAATACTTCATGTTATTCTTAGGTCCGACTTTTACAGGCGACCTATGCGCTGGTCTGTCAGACTTCAGTTGTTGGACCTCAGTCGCGAACGCACCCACCTGGAAGCCGGCCGAACTGTGCAGCGCCCCCTGCCCGACGCGGTACCCGACGCCGCCAGCGAGCGCGAGCCGCTATTCTCGCCCGGCGAGCCGCTTGCACCGGGAGCGGATCTCGGCGGCGCCGTTCAGCAATGGGTGGCGCTGGAGTATAGGCCCGTGCGGGCGAAGGTGAGGGATCGAGCCCCTTGCCATGCCTACTTCTGCCGGAACGCCGTGTGCAGCGACGTCGTCAGCGGGCTGAGGATGTAGTCGAGCGCGGTGCGCTCTTCGGTGACGATCATCACCGAGGCCGGCATGCCGGGGTAGAGCTGGATCTGCGGGGCGGCGGCGAGTTCCTTTTCGTCCACTACGATATCGGCGACATAATAGGGAAATCCGGTCTTGGCGTCGGTGACGCGGTCGGCCGAGATGCGGGCCACTCGGCCGTGGATGATCGGCATCGTGCGCTGTTTGTATGAGGTGAAGCGGACTTCCGCCGTCATGTCGGCGCGCAGGCTGGAGATGTCCTCGACGCGCACCTGCGCCTGGACGATCAGCGAGTTGCGGGCCGGCACGATGTCCAGGATCGTCTGGCCGGACGCCACGATCGCGCCGGTGGAGAATACGGTGAGATCCATCACCTGGCCGTCATAGGGCGCGCGCACCTCGGCTCTGGTCATCGTGGCCTGGGCGGCAAACATCTTTGGCACGAGGTCGGCAAGGTTCGACTGCGTGTCGATCAGCATCGACGACAGCTTTGCGCGGCGCTCGTTGGTCAATTGTGCGATCTGGCTTTCGAGCTCGGCCTTGGTCTGGCGGCTGCCGGCGATGGCGCCGAGGTTCTCGTCGATAAGGCCCTGCAGGTCGGACGCGGAGCGGTCGAGTTCCAGGATGCGCGTGCGCGTCGTCAGCCCGGCCTTCAGAAGCTTCACGAGGCCGACCTTCTCGTCAACGGTCGATTTGATCTGCGCCCGGTAGGATTCGACGCGCGCCTGCTTGCCCGCGATCTGCTCGTCGAGCTCGGCGATCCGCTTCTGCAGGATCTTCGTGGCGCCAGCTATCGAGGCGCGCTGCGTTTCGAGGTCGGCGATCTGGTTGGCCATCGCATCCTGGAGGTAGGCCTGATGCTCGGCGGTGATGTCCTTCGGGAAGGCGACGGCGTCGCTGCCGTCGAGCTCGGCGCGGATGCGGGCGTCGGTCGCGCGCAGCAGCGCATATTGCTGGGAATAGAGGTTGAACTCGGCGCGGGCGCGGGTGTCGTCGAGGAGAACCAGCAGATCGCCGGACTTGACGATGTCGCCGTCCTTGACCCTGATCTCCTTTACCGTGCCGCCGTCGAAGTGCTGGACACTCTTGCGGTTGCCCTCCACCTTCACCACCGCGTCGGCGAGCACGGCGCCATTGAGCGGCGCAAGGGCCGCCCAGCCGCCGAAGACGCCGAAGAAGGCGACGACGATCGCCACGCCGATCCAGACCGGCGCCCTGATGGAATCCGGCTCGCCGGCCGCATCGGCGCCGGACAGGCTGCTATAGGTGGCGGCGATGTCGGTCATTGGGTTGCCACGGCCATCGGCGCCGCGCGCTGGTTGAGCAGCGCCACGATTTCGTTACGCATGCCGAAGGCCTCGACGGCGCCATCCCGCAACAGCAGGATCTTGTCGACATTGGCTAAAGTCGAGGGCCGGTGCGAGACGATGATGACCGTGCTGCCGCGGCGCTTGAGCTCGAGCGCGCAGTCGCTCAGCGCGCGGTCGCCGTCGGCGTCGAGATTGGAGCTCGGCTCGTCGAGCACGATCAGGTTCGGCATCCCGAAAACGGCGCGGGCGAGCGCGATGCGCTGCCGGTAGCCGCCGGACAGCACCGCCCCGCCCTCGCCGATCTGCGTCTCGTAGCCCTGCGGCAGGCGGATGATCATGTCATGCACGCCGGCGAGCCGCGCCGCCTCGATCACCTGGTGGTCGACATCGGTCTTGAAGCGGCCGATGTTGGCGGCGACGGTGTCGGAAAACAGCTCGATGTCCTGCGGCAGGTAGCCGATATGATCGCCGAGCGCCTCACGCCCCCATTGCGTGAGGTCGGCGCCGTCCAGCCGGACGGTGCCGCGGCTCGGCTGCATGATGCCGGCGAGATGGCGGGCAAGCGTCGATTTGCCGGCGCCCGAAGGGCCGACGATGCCCAGCGCCTCGCCGGCATCAAGCCGGAAGGAGACGTCGCGCAGCAGCACCTTCTGCAGGCTGGGAATGGCGAAGCTCAACTGCTCGACGGCGATCTTGCCGGTAGGTTTCGGCAGGTTGAACGAGCGCTCGTTCAGCGCGCCGCCGTCGACCAGCTTCTCGACCCGCACGAGCGCTGCCCGCGCCAGGATCAGGCTGCGCCAGAGGCCGACGATCTGCTCGACCGGCTGCAGCGCCCTGCCCAGCAATAGGCTCGCCGCGAACATCGAGCCGCCGGTGATCTGCCGCT is drawn from Mesorhizobium sp. B1-1-8 and contains these coding sequences:
- a CDS encoding type I secretion system permease/ATPase; translated protein: MLNVLMLAGSLYMLEVYDRVLPSRSLPTLVGISILLIVLYCGQGFLDFVRARVLVRIGGALDEALGRRVYTSMLRLPLRAGRQGDSLQPMRDLDSVRGFLSGMGPTALFDLPWMPLYLIIIFMFHWVLGVTALFGSIVLVVLTMLAERLTRKPVSAATLSGNRRGGLITAGTRNAEVVAAMGMAGGLASRWQDANLEFIADQRKVSDVAGSFGAVSKVLRMLLQSSMLGIGAWLVIEQQATAGVIIAASILSGRALAPVDLAIANWKGFVSARQGWQRLTRVLAAMPAEAEPMLLPAPSANVVMYNAAIAAPGTQRLLVQDASFAVEAGHGLGIIGPSGSGKSTLVRALVGAWQPVSGRVKLDGADLDQWSSQERGRHVGYLPQDVELFAGTVAENIARFELDADSAAIIAAAKAAGAHELIVGFRQGYETEIGEHGEALSAGQRQRIALARALYRDPFLVVLDEPNSNLDMDGEQALIRAMLGVRERGGVVVIVAHRPNVLTAVDFVLAMNQGRIHDFGPKDEVFAKMFPTLRPVPGTNPPLKPVRGTNPPLRVATEGTPQASANGTGGGN
- a CDS encoding HlyD family type I secretion periplasmic adaptor subunit — translated: MTDIAATYSSLSGADAAGEPDSIRAPVWIGVAIVVAFFGVFGGWAALAPLNGAVLADAVVKVEGNRKSVQHFDGGTVKEIRVKDGDIVKSGDLLVLLDDTRARAEFNLYSQQYALLRATDARIRAELDGSDAVAFPKDITAEHQAYLQDAMANQIADLETQRASIAGATKILQKRIAELDEQIAGKQARVESYRAQIKSTVDEKVGLVKLLKAGLTTRTRILELDRSASDLQGLIDENLGAIAGSRQTKAELESQIAQLTNERRAKLSSMLIDTQSNLADLVPKMFAAQATMTRAEVRAPYDGQVMDLTVFSTGAIVASGQTILDIVPARNSLIVQAQVRVEDISSLRADMTAEVRFTSYKQRTMPIIHGRVARISADRVTDAKTGFPYYVADIVVDEKELAAAPQIQLYPGMPASVMIVTEERTALDYILSPLTTSLHTAFRQK
- a CDS encoding type I secretion system permease/ATPase — its product is MKDALLACRRYFLVAAAFSLAINLLYLASPLYMLQIYDRVVTSGSETTLVMLTLVLLAAFLALAGLDLVRAWILTRVSARLDRLLSAKILAASVETPSPGSSQSQPIRDFDTFRQVITGSGVHALFDLPWSPIYIGIIFLLHPWLGFFALASSLILIAMAVLNEYVVRAPLKQANDLATSNYNFTEMSLRNAEVVRAMGMIDGLVRRWGRDRNLALRRQGQASDRAALMSGLIRFLRLTMQSLILGLGAYLVIERQITGGSMFAASLLLGRALQPVEQIVGLWRSLILARAALVRVEKLVDGGALNERSFNLPKPTGKIAVEQLSFAIPSLQKVLLRDVSFRLDAGEALGIVGPSGAGKSTLARHLAGIMQPSRGTVRLDGADLTQWGREALGDHIGYLPQDIELFSDTVAANIGRFKTDVDHQVIEAARLAGVHDMIIRLPQGYETQIGEGGAVLSGGYRQRIALARAVFGMPNLIVLDEPSSNLDADGDRALSDCALELKRRGSTVIIVSHRPSTLANVDKILLLRDGAVEAFGMRNEIVALLNQRAAPMAVATQ